The following are encoded together in the Pedobacter sp. D749 genome:
- a CDS encoding methylated-DNA--[protein]-cysteine S-methyltransferase codes for MNYASVIETPIGRLSILADEDFVHAVTFEEKDIAGLIENELTIKVANQLKAYFNGKLQDFDFPMKQKGTEFQQEVWQNLLTIPFGETTSYAKFSTHNPLAIRAIAAANGKNNIAIAVPCHRVIGSSGKLVGYVGGLWRKQWLLQHESEVAKKGQTELKF; via the coding sequence ATGAACTATGCATCAGTTATAGAAACGCCTATTGGCAGATTAAGCATCCTGGCTGATGAGGATTTTGTGCATGCCGTTACTTTTGAAGAAAAGGATATAGCTGGTTTGATAGAAAACGAACTGACCATAAAAGTTGCCAACCAATTAAAAGCATATTTTAATGGAAAGCTTCAGGATTTCGATTTTCCAATGAAACAAAAAGGAACCGAATTTCAACAGGAAGTATGGCAGAATTTATTGACGATTCCTTTTGGCGAAACCACCTCATACGCAAAATTTTCTACGCACAATCCGTTAGCGATACGGGCTATTGCAGCAGCAAACGGAAAAAACAATATTGCCATTGCAGTACCATGCCATAGGGTAATTGGCAGTAGTGGTAAACTGGTGGGGTATGTGGGTGGATTGTGGCGTAAACAGTGGCTGCTACAACATGAAAGTGAGGTTGCAAAAAAAGGACAAACCGAATTAAAATTTTAA
- a CDS encoding heme exporter protein CcmB, translating to MQLAKEVKYLIHKEVSLEWRSKYTINGVLLYVVSTIFTCYLSFVSLGDKLTWNALFWIIMLFASINGVSKSFLQETKGQQLYSYILASPAAVLISKTVYNTILMLVLTTIALGFYTLVFDSFTPPDLIMYYIAVVLGSISFSTVFTMVSAIASKAGNGGMLMAILSFPIIIPVLILLIKLAKNAVDGLPWENSYDEIAMLLVVNVLMVATSLLLFPYLWRD from the coding sequence ATGCAATTGGCCAAAGAGGTTAAATATTTAATTCACAAGGAAGTATCGTTGGAGTGGCGCTCCAAATATACCATTAACGGTGTATTGCTCTATGTGGTTTCTACCATTTTTACTTGTTACCTGTCATTTGTAAGCCTTGGTGATAAATTAACCTGGAATGCCTTATTCTGGATTATCATGCTTTTTGCCTCTATTAATGGTGTATCAAAAAGTTTTTTACAGGAAACCAAAGGTCAGCAGTTATACAGTTATATTTTGGCCAGTCCCGCTGCAGTTTTAATTTCAAAAACTGTTTACAATACCATATTAATGCTGGTGCTTACCACAATTGCTTTAGGTTTTTATACACTCGTTTTCGATTCTTTTACCCCGCCCGATTTAATCATGTATTACATCGCCGTGGTGTTGGGCAGTATCAGTTTTTCTACTGTATTTACCATGGTTTCGGCAATAGCCAGTAAAGCTGGTAATGGTGGCATGTTAATGGCGATATTAAGTTTTCCGATCATTATTCCTGTATTGATCTTGTTAATTAAACTGGCCAAAAATGCGGTGGATGGCTTGCCATGGGAGAATAGTTACGATGAAATTGCGATGTTACTAGTAGTGAATGTACTGATGGTGGCAACGTCTTTATTGTTATTTCCTTACCTTTGGAGAGATTAA
- a CDS encoding cytochrome c maturation protein CcmE, producing MKKSAIIGLITIAISVGILFSLNANTDTYSNFKQATLSEKEEHVMGYWVKSMGTYYDAVKDANHFSFHMKDEKGEVREVIYAGTKPQDFEKSEKLVLIGKMDKDKFYASKILMKCPSKYNDNLVEVNKDGKVEQVSKDGGKKYN from the coding sequence ATGAAGAAAAGTGCAATCATTGGGTTGATTACCATCGCAATTTCCGTAGGGATTTTATTTAGCTTAAATGCAAATACCGACACCTACTCTAATTTCAAACAAGCAACTCTTTCTGAGAAAGAAGAACATGTTATGGGCTATTGGGTAAAATCAATGGGTACTTATTACGACGCCGTAAAAGACGCGAACCATTTTTCATTCCACATGAAAGATGAAAAGGGAGAAGTGAGAGAGGTAATTTACGCTGGTACCAAACCGCAGGATTTCGAAAAATCAGAAAAATTAGTGCTTATCGGTAAAATGGATAAGGACAAATTTTACGCATCGAAAATTTTAATGAAATGCCCATCTAAATATAATGATAACCTGGTAGAGGTTAATAAGGATGGCAAAGTCGAACAAGTAAGCAAAGACGGCGGGAAAAAATATAACTAA
- a CDS encoding CcmD family protein yields MKKIFLSLILMMATMQLFAQDNGVEMADSLRSNGKIYVVVICIVIILVGLLAYLFSIDKRLKKIEKENHINK; encoded by the coding sequence ATGAAGAAGATATTTTTATCCCTGATCTTAATGATGGCCACCATGCAGTTATTTGCACAAGATAATGGCGTGGAAATGGCTGATAGCCTTCGTAGCAATGGAAAGATATATGTTGTGGTAATATGTATCGTAATTATACTGGTTGGCCTCTTGGCTTATCTTTTCTCAATTGATAAAAGATTGAAGAAAATCGAAAAAGAAAACCACATCAATAAATAA
- a CDS encoding heme lyase CcmF/NrfE family subunit: MDIQFVGEHLLPGKIGQFFIVLAFSASLLSTISYFFASRDKKLEEKSWRNLGRIGYLVNFASIIGIGAILFYLVLGHYFEYYYVQSHSSKQLPVYYIISSFWEGQEGSFWLWAFWQSFLGTLLIWKAKSWESPVMTVVAFSQVFLTSMLLGVEIFGERIGSSPFILLRDAMDLKAQAPVVFANPENYKNYLKFITDGKGLNPLLQNYWMVIHPPTLFLGFASMVVPFAYGIAALWQKRYKEWIKPAMPWTLFAVMVLGTGIIMGSFWAYEALNFGGFWAWDPVENASLIPWLTLIGAVHVMIAYKNTGHAYFTAIALVFLSFLLVLYASFLTRSGILGDTSVHSFTDMGMFGHLILYNVVFAVLAITLIVVRWKELPITTKDEETYSREFWMFIGALVVTIACIQVIFSTSVPVFNKAFGTNFSPPIDAVKYYNQWQAPFAVLITLISGFSQYLKYKRTDPRKFYSSLISAILFSIVLTAGLVYVAGIYTNTMYILITFSCLFAVLSNAAVLYQAFGGKAKLAGSAIAHIGFAFLILGALISAATNKPLSINASKFIPVEGFEKAEKPGENIMLYKNEPKKMGKYTVTYITDTVVAPNTIYTLNFKVLDKEGKVKEDFNLHPHVQDNEKMGLIASPDTKHYLTYDVYTHITSAPAKKESHDDHEGHSDDENYKAPRIVKVSVGDTIHTSSGVITVKDLDRKPTAKDLALAQGDYAVGLPLEINAAGKVYNTEPIFLIKGNNTFDFARKVDELDLKFRFSRVLPDEKKVELQIFEKPQQAKDWVVFKAIEFPFINLYWAGTIVMVVGFLISIFRRRKEAKVA, translated from the coding sequence ATGGATATTCAATTTGTAGGCGAACACCTGTTACCAGGTAAAATCGGACAGTTTTTTATTGTTCTGGCATTTAGTGCATCATTACTATCAACTATATCGTATTTTTTTGCCAGCCGCGATAAAAAATTAGAAGAAAAATCCTGGAGAAACTTAGGCCGGATTGGATACCTGGTTAATTTTGCCAGTATTATCGGTATTGGTGCCATTTTGTTCTATCTGGTACTCGGCCATTATTTTGAGTATTATTACGTTCAATCTCACTCATCAAAGCAACTTCCGGTATACTATATTATATCTTCTTTCTGGGAAGGACAGGAAGGTAGTTTTTGGCTTTGGGCTTTCTGGCAATCATTTCTTGGCACGTTGTTGATTTGGAAAGCAAAATCATGGGAAAGCCCTGTAATGACAGTTGTTGCCTTTTCTCAAGTGTTTTTAACCTCAATGCTTTTAGGCGTCGAGATTTTTGGAGAGCGTATCGGAAGTTCACCTTTTATACTTTTAAGAGATGCGATGGATTTAAAAGCACAGGCACCTGTTGTTTTTGCAAATCCAGAAAATTATAAAAATTACCTTAAATTCATCACAGATGGAAAAGGATTAAATCCATTGTTGCAAAACTATTGGATGGTAATCCACCCACCAACCTTGTTTTTAGGTTTTGCCAGTATGGTTGTGCCTTTCGCTTATGGCATTGCGGCTTTATGGCAAAAAAGATATAAAGAATGGATCAAACCAGCTATGCCATGGACACTTTTTGCGGTAATGGTTTTAGGTACAGGTATTATTATGGGGTCTTTCTGGGCTTATGAAGCGTTAAATTTTGGCGGTTTCTGGGCTTGGGATCCTGTAGAAAATGCATCTTTAATACCGTGGTTAACCTTAATTGGTGCCGTACACGTAATGATTGCGTATAAAAATACGGGGCATGCCTATTTTACAGCCATTGCATTGGTATTCTTAAGTTTCTTATTGGTGCTTTATGCATCGTTTTTAACACGAAGCGGAATTTTGGGCGATACATCTGTACACTCGTTCACTGATATGGGAATGTTTGGTCACCTAATATTGTACAACGTAGTTTTTGCAGTTTTGGCCATAACGTTGATTGTAGTACGGTGGAAAGAATTGCCGATTACCACCAAAGATGAAGAAACCTATTCTCGCGAATTCTGGATGTTTATTGGCGCTTTAGTGGTAACTATCGCTTGCATCCAGGTCATATTCTCCACTTCGGTTCCTGTATTTAACAAAGCCTTTGGAACTAATTTTTCGCCTCCAATCGATGCCGTTAAATACTATAATCAATGGCAAGCCCCATTTGCGGTATTAATTACCTTGATTTCGGGTTTCTCTCAATATTTAAAATACAAAAGAACAGATCCTCGGAAATTTTATAGCAGTTTAATCTCTGCGATTTTGTTTTCGATTGTTTTAACCGCAGGTTTAGTGTATGTGGCTGGGATTTACACCAACACCATGTACATCCTCATTACTTTCAGTTGTTTGTTCGCTGTTCTTTCTAATGCTGCAGTATTATATCAGGCTTTTGGTGGCAAGGCTAAATTGGCTGGATCTGCAATTGCACACATTGGTTTTGCTTTCTTGATCTTAGGTGCTTTAATTTCTGCCGCTACAAACAAACCTTTATCAATTAATGCCAGTAAATTTATTCCGGTAGAAGGTTTCGAGAAGGCGGAAAAACCTGGTGAAAACATCATGTTATACAAAAACGAACCTAAAAAAATGGGTAAGTATACCGTAACATACATCACTGATACAGTAGTGGCACCCAATACCATTTATACCCTTAATTTTAAAGTTTTAGATAAAGAAGGGAAAGTGAAAGAAGATTTTAATTTGCATCCACATGTTCAGGACAATGAAAAAATGGGTTTGATTGCCTCTCCTGATACCAAGCATTATTTAACCTACGATGTGTACACTCACATTACCAGCGCCCCTGCTAAAAAAGAATCGCACGATGATCACGAAGGGCATTCGGATGATGAAAACTATAAAGCACCACGTATTGTTAAAGTTTCAGTAGGCGATACCATCCATACTTCTAGCGGTGTGATTACGGTGAAAGATTTAGATCGAAAACCTACTGCTAAAGATTTAGCACTTGCGCAAGGCGATTATGCGGTTGGTTTACCATTAGAAATTAATGCAGCTGGTAAAGTTTACAACACGGAGCCTATTTTCTTAATAAAAGGTAATAATACTTTTGATTTCGCCCGTAAAGTGGATGAATTGGATTTGAAATTCCGTTTTTCGAGGGTTTTACCAGATGAGAAAAAAGTAGAGCTTCAGATTTTTGAAAAACCTCAACAAGCTAAAGATTGGGTTGTTTTTAAAGCAATTGAATTTCCTTTCATCAATTTATACTGGGCTGGTACCATCGTAATGGTTGTGGGTTTCTTAATTTCAATTTTTAGAAGGAGAAAAGAGGCCAAAGTCGCATAA
- a CDS encoding DEAD/DEAH box helicase, translating into MAKSFEEFKLNRQILNAVADAGYTVATPIQEKAIAPVLSGQDIFGIAETGTGKTAAFVLPILMQLKYAQGDHPRALILSPTRELAMQIAEQVKLFSTYTDLRSLVIFGGIGPKTQKEQIAKGVDILIATPGRFLDLYLAGDINTQSLKFLVLDEADKMMDMGFIGSIHRILEIVPRKRQNLLFSATMSDLVQKIAGDFLNNPLVIEASAQATPAANVTQTLYYVPNFKTKINLLQHLLKNDETFNRLIIFCKTKTVADNIFSFIERRYGAENVRVIHANKGQNTRINSINSFKEGNIRVLVATDVASRGIDVSDVSHVINFDVPIIIEDYVHRIGRTGRAFSKGDAITLATDAEKYYIRKIEKLIRQYIPVAEIPEGVFIDETPYEERQHIAKEIDMQKRKEDPDFQGAFHEKKHAAAIEKKVREKAKAKAGKQIKSFKKGKKFDKKK; encoded by the coding sequence ATGGCAAAATCGTTCGAAGAATTTAAGTTAAACAGGCAAATTTTAAATGCAGTTGCCGATGCAGGTTATACCGTTGCCACGCCGATACAGGAAAAAGCAATCGCTCCAGTGTTATCTGGACAGGATATTTTTGGTATTGCCGAAACTGGTACAGGAAAAACTGCTGCTTTTGTTTTGCCAATTTTAATGCAGTTGAAATATGCTCAGGGCGATCATCCAAGAGCACTGATTTTGTCGCCAACACGCGAACTGGCCATGCAGATTGCAGAACAGGTGAAATTATTTTCTACTTATACCGATTTACGTTCTTTAGTGATTTTCGGCGGAATCGGTCCGAAAACACAGAAAGAGCAAATTGCAAAGGGCGTTGATATTTTGATTGCTACGCCGGGAAGATTTTTGGATTTGTATTTAGCCGGCGATATTAACACACAGAGTTTGAAATTTTTGGTGTTGGATGAAGCGGATAAGATGATGGATATGGGTTTTATTGGCTCTATTCATAGGATTTTAGAAATTGTTCCGCGCAAACGCCAAAATTTGTTGTTCTCGGCAACCATGAGTGATTTAGTGCAGAAAATTGCCGGCGATTTCTTGAATAACCCGCTGGTAATTGAGGCATCTGCGCAAGCAACCCCTGCTGCAAATGTAACGCAGACTTTATATTACGTTCCCAATTTTAAAACGAAAATTAACCTGTTGCAGCATTTGTTGAAAAATGATGAGACTTTTAACCGTCTGATTATTTTTTGTAAAACCAAAACGGTTGCCGATAATATTTTCAGTTTTATTGAAAGAAGATATGGTGCTGAAAATGTTCGTGTAATCCATGCGAATAAAGGACAGAATACCAGGATTAACTCTATAAATAGTTTTAAAGAAGGTAATATCAGGGTGCTGGTGGCTACAGATGTGGCGAGTAGAGGTATCGATGTGAGTGATGTGAGTCATGTGATCAATTTCGATGTGCCTATCATTATTGAAGATTATGTACACCGTATCGGCCGTACCGGCAGGGCTTTTTCCAAAGGTGATGCAATTACCCTTGCTACTGATGCCGAAAAATATTATATCCGCAAGATCGAAAAATTGATCCGTCAATATATTCCTGTGGCCGAAATTCCGGAAGGTGTATTCATTGATGAAACCCCTTACGAAGAACGCCAGCATATTGCAAAAGAAATCGATATGCAGAAACGTAAGGAAGATCCTGATTTTCAAGGAGCTTTCCACGAGAAAAAACATGCCGCGGCAATAGAAAAAAAGGTGAGGGAGAAAGCTAAAGCAAAGGCTGGTAAACAGATAAAGAGTTTTAAAAAGGGCAAAAAATTTGATAAGAAAAAGTAA
- a CDS encoding dihydroorotase, with protein sequence MNTYLIKAATIVNEGQKIVADVLIKDGLIAKIGQNLSAPDAQEINAEGQYLLPGMIDDQVHFREPGLTHKADIFTESMAAVAGGITSFMEMPNTVPNTLTQDLLADKYEIAAQTSLANYSFYMGASNDNIEEVLKTDPKNVCGIKVFMGSSTGNMLVDNEKTLENIFSKAPILVATHCEDEATIRENLAKFKSQYGDDLTIDMHPLIRSAEACYKSSSLAVELAKTYQTRLHILHISTAKEIALFDNITPLKDKKITAEACVHHLWFNDKDYASKGNFIKWNPAVKTEDDQKGVLKGVLEDYIDVIATDHAPHTLEEKQQPYAQAPSGGPLVQHALPALLEMHLQGKISLEKIVEKTAHNLAICFDIEKRGFIREGYWADLVLVDLKDSWKVTKLNNFYKCGWSPFDGDTFQASITHTFVSGNLAYQSGKFTTDQIGKRLTFVR encoded by the coding sequence ATGAATACTTACCTGATAAAAGCTGCGACAATTGTAAATGAAGGACAAAAAATTGTTGCTGATGTATTGATAAAAGATGGATTAATTGCCAAAATTGGTCAAAATTTATCCGCACCTGATGCCCAGGAAATTAATGCAGAAGGACAATACCTTTTACCAGGGATGATTGACGATCAGGTCCATTTCCGCGAGCCGGGATTAACCCATAAGGCCGATATTTTTACCGAAAGTATGGCTGCTGTAGCTGGGGGGATTACCTCTTTTATGGAAATGCCCAATACGGTACCCAATACCTTAACACAGGATTTACTGGCTGATAAATACGAAATTGCAGCTCAAACTTCACTGGCCAATTACTCATTTTACATGGGTGCCAGTAATGATAATATTGAAGAAGTTTTAAAAACCGATCCTAAAAATGTTTGCGGAATTAAGGTTTTTATGGGTTCATCAACCGGGAATATGCTGGTTGACAATGAAAAAACCTTAGAAAATATCTTTAGTAAAGCGCCAATATTAGTAGCTACGCATTGCGAAGATGAAGCAACCATCCGCGAAAACTTAGCTAAGTTTAAGTCGCAATATGGTGACGATTTAACAATCGATATGCACCCTTTAATCCGCAGTGCAGAGGCTTGTTATAAATCATCATCACTAGCGGTCGAACTGGCAAAAACTTACCAAACGCGTTTGCATATCCTGCACATTTCTACAGCAAAAGAAATAGCCTTATTTGATAATATTACCCCGCTAAAGGATAAAAAAATCACGGCAGAAGCTTGTGTACATCACCTTTGGTTTAACGATAAAGATTACGCTTCAAAAGGAAATTTCATCAAATGGAATCCTGCAGTAAAAACCGAAGATGATCAAAAAGGTGTGCTTAAAGGCGTTCTTGAAGATTATATTGATGTGATTGCCACAGATCACGCCCCACATACATTGGAAGAAAAGCAGCAGCCTTACGCTCAAGCTCCATCTGGCGGCCCGTTGGTACAGCATGCCTTACCGGCATTATTAGAAATGCATTTACAAGGTAAAATTTCTTTAGAAAAAATTGTCGAAAAAACGGCTCATAATCTGGCGATTTGTTTTGACATAGAGAAACGTGGTTTCATCCGCGAAGGCTACTGGGCAGATTTAGTGCTGGTAGACCTCAAAGATTCATGGAAAGTAACCAAATTGAATAATTTCTATAAATGTGGCTGGAGTCCGTTTGACGGAGATACTTTCCAGGCAAGTATTACACATACCTTTGTATCAGGCAACCTGGCTTACCAAAGTGGTAAATTCACGACCGATCAGATCGGAAAACGTTTGACATTTGTGAGATAG
- a CDS encoding Rossmann-like and DUF2520 domain-containing protein: MKIVLLGSGNVATHLAKALKSKGEEIVQVYSQNLDNATLLAQSIATEAIDDLNKIKQNGDLYIISVKDDAIESVAKSLKNVTGLVVHTSGTTDINILSSQVTKAGVFYPLQTFSKEKEVSFENIPLCIEANDDSQLTILSNLAAKISREVYKLNGEKRKVLHLAAVFACNFPNHLYALANKILSQNDLDFEIIRPLIAETADKVMSNLPENVQTGPAVRADESTLNKHLSMLTDMPEVQNIYQTLSDSIKLTLR; encoded by the coding sequence ATGAAAATTGTTTTATTAGGTTCTGGAAATGTTGCTACACACTTAGCAAAAGCTTTAAAAAGCAAGGGCGAAGAGATCGTGCAGGTGTACAGTCAAAACCTGGATAATGCAACCTTACTGGCACAATCGATTGCAACTGAAGCCATCGATGATTTAAATAAAATTAAGCAAAATGGTGATTTATATATCATCTCGGTAAAAGATGATGCGATTGAAAGCGTTGCTAAATCATTGAAAAATGTAACTGGTCTGGTGGTACACACGTCTGGAACTACAGATATTAATATTTTATCATCACAAGTTACTAAAGCGGGCGTTTTTTATCCTTTGCAAACTTTTTCAAAAGAAAAAGAGGTTTCATTTGAAAATATTCCACTTTGTATTGAAGCGAACGATGACAGTCAATTAACGATTTTAAGCAATCTCGCTGCTAAAATTAGCCGGGAAGTATATAAGTTAAATGGCGAGAAAAGAAAAGTATTACACCTGGCAGCGGTATTTGCCTGTAATTTTCCGAATCACCTGTATGCTTTGGCAAATAAAATTTTAAGTCAGAACGATTTGGATTTTGAAATCATCAGGCCATTAATTGCCGAAACAGCCGATAAGGTAATGAGCAACCTGCCTGAAAATGTGCAGACTGGGCCAGCAGTCAGGGCTGATGAAAGCACTTTAAATAAGCATTTGAGCATGTTAACCGATATGCCTGAAGTGCAGAACATTTATCAAACATTAAGCGATAGCATAAAATTAACGCTGAGATAG
- the gldC gene encoding gliding motility protein GldC: MKKAEIKITVELDEGNNPDNILWESTDSGNADKVPAKAMFLSVWDHNYKNTLKIDLWTKDMPVDEMKRFFYETLQTMADSFLKATNETLIVEDLRDYCAHFADKMGIIEGQ, encoded by the coding sequence ATGAAAAAAGCAGAAATAAAAATAACCGTTGAGTTAGATGAAGGCAACAACCCGGATAACATACTTTGGGAAAGCACAGATTCTGGTAACGCTGATAAAGTACCTGCAAAGGCGATGTTTTTATCCGTTTGGGACCACAATTATAAAAATACCCTAAAGATAGATCTTTGGACAAAGGATATGCCTGTTGATGAAATGAAACGTTTCTTCTACGAAACTTTGCAAACCATGGCCGACAGCTTTTTAAAAGCCACAAATGAAACTTTAATTGTTGAAGATTTACGCGATTACTGTGCCCACTTTGCAGATAAGATGGGGATTATTGAAGGGCAGTAG
- a CDS encoding lipocalin family protein, with protein MKTVCSLLFVLFTYLPMEKNVPVTKLDLKKYSGTWYSLYSIPTIFDKGSRETTTRYTLNKDGYYNVLTTYKKPGDDKIYSRTSKMFPSEDGDKGELQAQFIWPIKVDYWIIELADDYSYVVVGHPEHKFLFIMSRNQTMPKKTHDEIVARCKAKGYEVSRLTSQQHEKD; from the coding sequence ATGAAAACAGTCTGTTCCCTCCTATTTGTTCTTTTTACCTATTTGCCGATGGAAAAAAATGTTCCGGTGACTAAGTTAGACCTAAAAAAATATTCGGGAACATGGTATTCACTATATTCTATTCCTACCATTTTTGATAAAGGGAGTCGTGAAACAACTACCAGGTATACTTTGAATAAAGATGGTTATTACAACGTGCTCACCACTTATAAAAAACCTGGAGATGATAAGATTTACTCCAGAACTTCAAAAATGTTTCCGTCAGAAGATGGTGATAAAGGGGAGTTACAGGCACAATTTATCTGGCCGATCAAAGTCGATTATTGGATTATCGAACTTGCAGACGATTATTCTTATGTAGTGGTGGGTCATCCCGAACATAAGTTTTTGTTCATCATGAGCCGCAATCAGACGATGCCGAAGAAAACCCATGATGAAATTGTAGCCAGATGTAAAGCTAAAGGGTATGAGGTAAGTAGACTAACCTCGCAACAACATGAAAAAGATTAA
- a CDS encoding Glu/Leu/Phe/Val dehydrogenase, whose translation MANLADENKFFADVCKNFDSAAQFTNHPEGLLNQIKTCNSVYRFQFPIRRGNGFEVIDAWRVEHSHHMSPTKGGIRYSEMVNEDEVMALAALMTYKCAIVNVPFGGAKGGIKINTKQYSVAELETITRRYTTELIKKNFIGPGIDVPAPDYGSGEREMSWIADTYMTMNPGQLDALGCVTGKPIALHGIRGRKEATGRGVAYAVRECVEVAEDMAKIGFKAGLGDKRVIVQGLGNVGYHSAKFLAEFGATIVGLCEFEGAIYNPNGLNVDEVFAHRKNTGSILDFPGATSFKNSMEGLEQDCDIIVPAALENQFTELNIRNIKAKIIAEGANGPTTPEAEAIFTEMGGIIIPDMYCNAGGVTVSYFEWLKNLSHVAFGRMENRYAANSNANLINTLENLTGKTILPEHRLMIVKGASEMELVNSGLEDTMIHSYHEIRETLMNKPGTQTLRTAAFVNSIDKIAVSYMNLGVWP comes from the coding sequence ATGGCTAATCTAGCAGACGAGAACAAGTTCTTTGCAGATGTTTGTAAGAACTTTGACAGTGCGGCTCAATTCACCAATCATCCGGAAGGTTTATTGAACCAGATTAAAACATGTAATAGTGTATATCGTTTCCAATTTCCAATCCGCCGCGGAAACGGTTTTGAAGTAATTGATGCCTGGCGTGTTGAGCACTCTCACCACATGAGCCCTACAAAGGGTGGTATCCGTTACAGTGAAATGGTTAACGAAGATGAAGTGATGGCGCTTGCTGCCTTAATGACTTACAAATGTGCTATTGTTAACGTTCCGTTTGGCGGTGCAAAAGGTGGTATCAAAATCAATACGAAACAATACAGTGTTGCCGAACTGGAAACCATCACACGTCGTTATACCACAGAATTAATTAAGAAAAACTTTATTGGCCCTGGTATTGATGTTCCTGCTCCTGATTACGGATCTGGTGAACGCGAAATGAGCTGGATTGCCGATACTTATATGACCATGAACCCAGGTCAGTTAGATGCTTTAGGCTGTGTAACTGGTAAGCCAATTGCTTTACATGGTATTCGTGGACGTAAAGAAGCTACAGGCCGTGGGGTTGCTTACGCCGTACGCGAATGTGTTGAAGTAGCAGAAGATATGGCTAAAATCGGCTTTAAAGCTGGCTTAGGCGATAAAAGGGTAATTGTACAGGGATTAGGTAACGTAGGTTATCACTCAGCTAAATTTTTAGCCGAATTTGGTGCTACAATTGTGGGGCTTTGTGAGTTTGAAGGTGCTATTTATAACCCTAATGGATTAAACGTTGATGAGGTTTTTGCACACCGTAAAAACACAGGTTCAATTTTAGATTTCCCTGGTGCTACCAGCTTTAAAAATTCGATGGAAGGTTTAGAGCAAGATTGCGATATCATTGTTCCGGCAGCATTAGAAAACCAGTTTACGGAGCTTAATATCCGCAATATCAAAGCAAAAATTATTGCTGAAGGTGCAAACGGACCAACAACGCCAGAAGCTGAAGCCATTTTTACAGAGATGGGCGGTATCATCATTCCTGATATGTATTGCAATGCAGGTGGTGTTACGGTTTCTTATTTCGAATGGCTGAAAAATCTTTCACATGTGGCATTTGGTCGTATGGAGAACCGTTATGCAGCTAACTCAAATGCCAATCTGATCAATACTTTAGAGAACTTAACCGGTAAAACCATCCTTCCGGAGCACCGTTTAATGATTGTTAAAGGCGCATCAGAAATGGAATTGGTAAACTCTGGTTTAGAAGACACGATGATTCATTCTTATCATGAAATTCGCGAAACATTGATGAACAAACCAGGCACGCAAACCTTAAGAACTGCTGCTTTTGTAAATTCAATTGATAAAATTGCCGTTTCTTATATGAATTTAGGCGTTTGGCCATAA
- the ccsA gene encoding cytochrome c biogenesis protein CcsA translates to MHKTWWKILGSILVIYTAIAGLLLHVPRLPILNETIRNLYFHVPMWFAMIVLFSISVFYSVKSLSSKSEIDDMKAVESVNAGIIFGLLGLVTGAIWAKYTWGQFWSFDPKQNFAAISILLYFAYLILRNAIDEEQKRAKISAIYNIFAFPMMVVLLFVLPRLKDSLHPGNGGNPGFNSYDLDSRMRMVFYPACLGWILIGYWVYTIRFRIRNIENKQQHN, encoded by the coding sequence ATGCATAAAACCTGGTGGAAAATTTTAGGTTCAATTCTGGTGATTTATACTGCAATCGCGGGTTTATTACTTCACGTACCTCGTTTACCTATATTAAATGAAACAATCCGGAATCTGTACTTCCATGTTCCGATGTGGTTTGCTATGATTGTGCTGTTTTCGATTTCTGTTTTCTATAGTGTGAAGTCACTGAGTAGCAAGAGTGAAATCGACGATATGAAGGCTGTGGAGAGTGTAAATGCCGGAATTATTTTTGGCCTTTTGGGTTTGGTTACCGGTGCCATCTGGGCTAAATATACCTGGGGACAATTTTGGAGTTTCGATCCTAAACAGAATTTCGCTGCCATTTCAATTTTGCTTTACTTTGCTTATCTCATTCTCCGGAATGCAATTGATGAAGAACAAAAAAGAGCAAAAATTTCTGCTATTTATAATATTTTTGCTTTCCCAATGATGGTGGTGTTGCTTTTTGTGTTGCCACGTTTAAAAGATTCATTACATCCTGGCAATGGTGGTAACCCAGGTTTTAACAGTTACGATTTAGATAGCCGCATGCGCATGGTGTTTTATCCTGCATGTTTAGGCTGGATATTAATCGGTTACTGGGTGTACACTATCCGTTTTAGAATTCGCAATATTGAAAACAAACAACAACATAACTAA